A single Inediibacterium massiliense DNA region contains:
- a CDS encoding DUF3991 and toprim domain-containing protein, with product MGKYIHFTEEEKRQANNVDLEYFLRQKGETLLPSGREKRLKSDHSITVRGNEWYDHATEKGGLAIDFVQNFYGLSFPDAVTMLLGGEMGKVYHCAEKKEEVKKPFKLPPQNKDMRRTFAYLIKHRCIDSDVVSFFAKEKLLYESCEKSNNGTKEYHNVIFVGLDENCVARHAHKRGIYTNGKGYKGNIYSSNPCYSFHFCGTSDMLYVFEAPIDMLSFISLHKDSDWKQHSYVSLCGLSEQAMLKQLEINLQIKKVVLCLDNDKAGINACEKFENLLYEQGILASRISPMLKDFNEDLQENAKEQIQSFEINMA from the coding sequence ATGGGTAAGTATATTCATTTTACTGAAGAAGAAAAACGGCAAGCAAATAACGTTGACCTTGAATATTTCCTCCGCCAAAAAGGTGAAACATTGCTACCATCAGGCAGAGAAAAAAGATTAAAGAGTGATCACAGCATTACTGTTCGAGGCAATGAATGGTACGATCATGCAACGGAAAAGGGTGGTCTTGCTATTGATTTTGTGCAAAACTTTTACGGTTTATCTTTTCCCGATGCGGTAACCATGCTCCTTGGTGGTGAGATGGGTAAAGTTTATCATTGTGCTGAAAAGAAAGAAGAAGTTAAAAAGCCATTTAAACTTCCACCACAGAACAAGGATATGCGGAGAACCTTTGCCTATCTCATTAAGCACAGATGTATTGATAGCGATGTGGTTAGTTTTTTTGCCAAAGAAAAATTATTGTATGAAAGCTGTGAAAAGTCTAATAATGGAACAAAAGAATATCACAATGTAATTTTTGTTGGGCTAGATGAAAATTGTGTGGCTCGTCATGCGCATAAGCGTGGCATCTATACTAATGGTAAAGGTTACAAAGGGAATATTTACAGCAGTAATCCTTGTTACAGTTTCCACTTCTGTGGAACAAGTGACATGCTCTATGTGTTTGAAGCACCCATTGATATGCTGTCTTTTATCAGCCTACATAAAGACAGCGATTGGAAACAGCACAGTTATGTTTCCCTCTGTGGACTTTCGGAACAGGCAATGCTCAAACAGTTGGAGATTAACCTTCAAATTAAAAAAGTAGTTTTGTGTTTAGATAATGATAAAGCTGGAATTAATGCGTGTGAGAAGTTTGAAAATTTGTTATATGAACAAGGTATATTGGCTTCTCGTATTTCCCCTATGCTTAAAGATTTCAACGAGGATTTACAGGAAAACGCAAAGGAACAGATTCAAAGCTTTGAAATTAACATGGCATAA
- a CDS encoding VirD4-like conjugal transfer protein, CD1115 family: MLFNSPVITLLGVGLLMFFVIGGLSMIAHFYTLNGIKNKTVGDGQHGVARFATKKEITQVYHPVTFQVADWRKGENLPKKQGLVVGSTGRKGTVTALVDTGDVHCLMIGAAGVGKTAFFLYPNLEYACASGMSFITTDTKGDLARNYGTIAKENYGYNIAVIDLRNPTRSDGNNLLHLVNKYMDIYLADNKKFYAKAKAEKYAKIIAKTIVSPDGNNAAMGQNAFFYDAAEGLLTAVILLIAEYLPPTEIDGQLVDKRHIVSVFKMVQDLMAPSQVKGKSQFQLLMDKLPLTHKAKWFAGAALNSAEQAMASVLSTVLSRLNAFLDTEMEQILCFHSSIDAETFCKEKSAIFLILPEEDNTKYFMVSLFLQQFYREMLMVADEHGGKLPNRVMIYADEIGTIPKIESFEMMLSAGRSRKISVVPIIQSFAQLDKNYGKEGSEIITDNCQLTIFGGFAPNSETAQVLSKALGSRTVMSGSISRGKNDPSQSLQMIERPLLTADELKSLPKGSFVVMKTGAHPMQTKLRLFLDWGITFEKSHEIEEKSHRKVYYADKEELEQNIIKSFSDSEIEDEVISSANKKHGGINHTAIKEQAEETALKRKTVLRP; encoded by the coding sequence ATGCTTTTCAACTCACCCGTTATAACCTTGTTAGGAGTAGGACTTCTGATGTTCTTTGTCATTGGGGGTCTTTCTATGATTGCCCACTTTTATACCCTCAACGGAATTAAAAATAAAACTGTTGGTGACGGTCAGCACGGTGTGGCAAGGTTTGCAACTAAAAAAGAAATTACTCAAGTTTATCATCCTGTAACCTTCCAAGTTGCCGATTGGCGAAAGGGCGAAAATCTTCCAAAGAAGCAAGGCTTAGTTGTCGGATCAACGGGAAGAAAAGGAACTGTCACTGCACTTGTAGATACAGGTGATGTTCATTGCTTAATGATTGGTGCAGCAGGTGTTGGTAAAACTGCATTCTTTTTATACCCGAATCTTGAATATGCCTGTGCCAGTGGTATGAGTTTTATAACTACTGATACCAAAGGTGATTTAGCAAGGAATTATGGAACTATCGCAAAAGAAAACTATGGCTACAATATTGCTGTCATTGATTTGCGTAACCCTACAAGAAGTGATGGAAACAACTTACTGCACCTAGTTAATAAGTATATGGACATATATCTTGCCGACAATAAAAAATTTTATGCTAAAGCCAAAGCTGAAAAGTATGCAAAGATTATTGCAAAAACTATTGTATCTCCCGATGGTAATAATGCCGCAATGGGACAAAATGCATTCTTCTATGATGCTGCAGAGGGACTTCTCACAGCGGTGATATTACTCATTGCTGAATACCTACCACCTACTGAAATTGATGGACAATTAGTAGATAAAAGACACATTGTATCGGTGTTCAAAATGGTACAAGACTTGATGGCGCCAAGTCAAGTGAAAGGAAAGAGTCAGTTTCAGCTGTTGATGGATAAGTTGCCATTAACCCATAAAGCAAAGTGGTTTGCGGGAGCGGCTCTTAACTCAGCAGAACAAGCAATGGCATCTGTTCTCTCCACTGTACTGTCAAGACTCAATGCTTTTTTGGACACGGAGATGGAGCAAATTCTTTGTTTTCATTCCTCCATAGATGCTGAAACTTTCTGCAAAGAAAAGTCGGCAATCTTTCTTATACTTCCAGAGGAAGATAACACAAAATATTTTATGGTGTCATTATTTTTACAGCAGTTCTATCGTGAAATGCTTATGGTAGCGGATGAACACGGTGGTAAGCTCCCAAACCGTGTGATGATTTATGCCGATGAAATTGGAACTATCCCAAAGATTGAGTCATTTGAAATGATGCTGTCAGCGGGACGTTCCCGAAAAATTTCAGTTGTACCTATCATTCAGTCTTTTGCACAGCTTGATAAGAATTATGGTAAAGAAGGCTCAGAGATTATCACAGATAACTGTCAGTTGACGATATTCGGTGGCTTTGCACCTAACTCTGAAACAGCACAGGTGCTTTCCAAAGCTTTGGGTAGCAGAACTGTCATGAGTGGCAGTATCAGCCGAGGTAAAAACGATCCTTCACAATCATTGCAGATGATAGAACGCCCACTCCTAACTGCAGATGAACTGAAATCATTGCCCAAAGGTAGCTTTGTTGTCATGAAAACAGGTGCCCATCCTATGCAGACTAAGTTAAGGTTATTTCTTGATTGGGGTATTACCTTTGAAAAGTCACATGAAATAGAGGAAAAATCTCATCGTAAAGTTTACTATGCAGATAAGGAAGAATTAGAGCAGAACATTATTAAATCTTTTTCTGACAGTGAGATAGAAGATGAGGTTATATCCTCTGCAAATAAAAAACATGGAGGTATAAATCATACTGCAATAAAAGAGCAGGCTGAAGAAACAGCATTAAAGCGTAAAACAGTATTAAGACCGTAA
- a CDS encoding helix-turn-helix domain-containing protein, giving the protein MSFFGSLYREDLPPRAKTVYMYLKDRSNKDGECWPAVKTIAKDTSLSISTVKRAIADLIRYGLLIKEYRYRENGSHTSNRYFIKELK; this is encoded by the coding sequence ATGAGTTTTTTTGGAAGTCTTTATCGTGAGGATTTGCCACCAAGGGCAAAGACTGTCTATATGTACTTAAAAGACCGCAGCAATAAGGATGGTGAATGTTGGCCCGCAGTCAAAACCATAGCAAAGGACACCTCACTATCTATCAGCACAGTAAAAAGAGCCATAGCGGATTTAATCCGTTATGGCTTACTAATTAAGGAATATCGTTACAGAGAAAACGGCAGTCATACTTCAAACCGATATTTTATAAAAGAACTAAAATAA
- a CDS encoding ImmA/IrrE family metallo-endopeptidase has protein sequence MINSVEIYKKVELLKRKCGSHKVQQIAKSQGIKVYYASLEDLLGMYTYQWKQRIILLNNNLDEHMNNIVLAHELGHDHLHRQLATTGLKEFNLFDMRSITEYEANVFASHLLLDNEEVYELAMDGYNIEQIACMLNSHMNLLLIKMQEMNRLGYDFRLPDYPRGDFLRKVKI, from the coding sequence TTGATTAACTCAGTTGAAATATATAAAAAAGTTGAACTTCTGAAACGCAAATGCGGTTCTCACAAAGTTCAACAAATTGCTAAAAGTCAGGGAATAAAAGTTTATTATGCTTCTCTTGAAGATTTACTCGGTATGTATACCTATCAATGGAAACAACGAATTATACTTTTGAATAATAACCTTGACGAGCATATGAATAATATTGTTCTTGCCCATGAACTCGGTCACGATCATTTACATAGACAACTCGCCACAACTGGATTAAAGGAGTTTAATCTTTTTGATATGCGAAGCATTACAGAATACGAGGCAAACGTCTTTGCGTCCCATCTTCTTCTTGATAATGAAGAAGTTTACGAGTTAGCAATGGACGGATATAACATTGAGCAGATTGCTTGCATGCTCAATTCTCATATGAACCTGCTGCTCATTAAAATGCAAGAAATGAACCGCCTTGGATATGACTTTAGACTTCCCGATTATCCTAGAGGGGACTTTTTAAGGAAGGTTAAAATATAA
- a CDS encoding helix-turn-helix domain-containing protein has translation MKFGEKLRDLRKDKGLTQTDLAKEIGVSLRTIISYETGKSYPKKREIYSMLADYFHIDVNYLLTEDEEFIAEAKEKYGSRGAKQAQELVSEIGGLFAGGELSETDKDAVMQALQQAYWDAKEDNKKYTPKKFRP, from the coding sequence ATGAAGTTTGGAGAGAAACTCAGAGATCTGCGAAAGGATAAAGGACTTACACAGACGGACTTAGCGAAAGAAATCGGTGTTTCACTGCGTACAATCATCAGTTATGAAACTGGTAAAAGCTACCCCAAAAAAAGAGAAATCTATTCTATGTTGGCAGATTATTTTCATATCGATGTGAATTATCTGCTTACGGAAGATGAAGAATTTATTGCAGAAGCCAAAGAGAAATACGGTTCTCGAGGTGCAAAGCAAGCTCAGGAATTAGTATCTGAAATCGGCGGTTTATTTGCCGGTGGTGAGTTATCCGAAACAGATAAAGATGCTGTTATGCAAGCATTACAGCAAGCTTATTGGGATGCAAAAGAAGATAATAAAAAATACACACCAAAGAAATTCAGACCTTAA